One genomic region from Acinetobacter sp. LoGeW2-3 encodes:
- a CDS encoding PaaI family thioesterase, with amino-acid sequence MSMDQYTGLEFLTAVKDGTLPHAPMASTIPMKLVEVKTGYIIYEVTPNQQHVNLQGGVHGGFCATVLDSVTGAAAHTIMEKGIPFATTDLNIKMIRPMQVNKTYRGIGTIINAGRTLVMTEGRIVDENDKVFAHGTATLMIIRK; translated from the coding sequence ATGTCTATGGATCAATATACTGGCTTAGAATTTCTAACTGCAGTTAAAGATGGAACTTTACCTCATGCTCCAATGGCCAGCACTATCCCCATGAAACTTGTTGAGGTAAAAACGGGTTATATTATTTATGAAGTTACACCAAATCAACAACATGTAAACCTTCAAGGTGGTGTACATGGTGGTTTCTGTGCAACGGTTTTAGATAGCGTTACAGGTGCGGCTGCCCATACTATTATGGAAAAAGGTATACCCTTCGCAACTACAGATTTAAACATAAAGATGATTCGCCCAATGCAGGTTAATAAAACCTATCGTGGTATTGGCACAATTATTAATGCGGGTCGTACCTTAGTCATGACTGAAGGCCGAATCGTAGATGAAAATGATAAAGTATTTGCTCACGGCACAGCAACGCTTATGATTATTCGAAAATAA
- a CDS encoding DcaP family trimeric outer membrane transporter yields MDLIRHKLAVALLGAMCSSAIYAADSTEQQQIQELRQELDALKAWVAQQKAALENQTVATPAVTLVPAAPQIEQSKPTTLKSKAGAEVNLYGFIRADAAYQFEGGTGIFNRINKIALDNDPENPNKRATEKRFDSTATATRIGLDFKAPVQDHDVNGKIEIDFRGGASNDTVRIRHAYVSVDNWLLGQTTSTFLSTETLPELLDFNGVLGGGVFRTPMVRYSDSLNANTQYMLGLEKSSSDNEYPTLAAKLTHQFEDGKGFVNIRGMAQEVRARTDEKDYTDFGWGVGVGLKYKPIAKLNLTANYAHAVGDDKYFLYNLDNSIPEANDIDLVEFDAVSAGATYQFTPKIRSTLGYGALFYDENVVKGNDNLQQGWLNVMYNPFKPVTFGVEYIYGERETLDNKSGTDSRLEFMAKYDF; encoded by the coding sequence ATGGATTTAATACGTCATAAGCTTGCTGTAGCATTATTGGGAGCAATGTGCAGCTCTGCAATTTATGCTGCTGACTCAACTGAGCAACAGCAAATTCAGGAACTGCGTCAAGAACTCGATGCTTTAAAAGCGTGGGTAGCACAACAAAAAGCAGCATTAGAGAATCAGACTGTAGCGACACCAGCAGTGACACTTGTTCCTGCAGCACCTCAAATTGAACAATCAAAGCCTACAACGCTAAAAAGTAAGGCAGGTGCGGAGGTGAATCTGTATGGTTTTATCCGTGCAGATGCAGCCTACCAATTTGAAGGTGGTACAGGAATCTTTAACCGAATTAATAAGATCGCATTAGATAATGATCCAGAAAATCCTAATAAACGTGCTACCGAAAAACGTTTTGATTCAACAGCAACTGCCACACGTATTGGTTTAGATTTTAAAGCTCCCGTTCAGGATCATGACGTTAACGGTAAGATTGAGATCGACTTTAGAGGCGGAGCAAGTAATGATACAGTCCGTATCCGTCATGCTTATGTAAGCGTTGATAACTGGTTGTTAGGTCAAACAACATCAACCTTCCTTTCTACTGAAACTTTGCCAGAACTTCTGGATTTTAATGGTGTACTTGGTGGCGGGGTTTTCCGTACCCCAATGGTACGTTATAGCGATAGCTTGAATGCCAACACTCAGTATATGCTGGGTCTGGAAAAATCGAGTTCGGATAATGAATACCCTACTTTAGCAGCTAAACTAACCCATCAATTTGAAGATGGGAAGGGATTCGTCAATATACGTGGTATGGCGCAGGAAGTACGTGCCCGCACGGATGAAAAAGACTATACAGATTTTGGTTGGGGCGTAGGCGTTGGTCTAAAGTATAAGCCAATTGCAAAACTTAACCTGACCGCCAATTATGCCCATGCTGTAGGGGATGACAAATATTTCTTATATAACCTCGATAACTCTATTCCTGAAGCGAATGATATTGATCTGGTGGAATTTGATGCTGTAAGTGCTGGGGCAACTTATCAATTCACACCAAAAATCAGAAGTACGCTTGGTTATGGTGCCTTATTCTATGATGAGAATGTTGTAAAGGGTAATGATAACTTACAGCAGGGTTGGTTAAACGTAATGTATAACCCATTTAAACCAGTGACTTTCGGTGTTGAATATATTTATGGTGAGCGTGAAACACTTGACAATAAATCAGGTACTGATAGCCGTTTAGAATTTATGGCTAAATATGATTTTTAA
- a CDS encoding CaiB/BaiF CoA transferase family protein yields MGALAGIRVLDLSRILAGPWCGQILADLGAEVIKVERPKVGDDTRMWGPPWMKNDRGEETSEGAYFQAANRNKHSITIDISTSEGQEIVRTLVKDSDVVIENYKAGSLKYYGLDYDTLKEINPGLIYCSITGFGQDGPRAAEPGYDYIIQGIGGLMSVTGDKEPMKTSVAFADLNTGLYSAIAIQGALINRFRTGQGQHIDMALLDVQVACLANIGMNYITSGEIPKRYGNAHANVVPYQVFKANDQDFIVACGNDKQFVALCKAIGLIDLAQDPRFTTNALRLKNRDEIVEILSQHFLTNTAKYWVEVIQAVKVPVGVINNLQQTFEEPQVKHRKMLVDLEHPLKKNLKVIASPIKYSRTPVEYRKAPPMLGEDTDAILSRYMADDEIEKLRANGIVG; encoded by the coding sequence ATGGGTGCATTAGCAGGTATTCGCGTACTCGATTTGAGCCGAATTTTAGCCGGACCATGGTGTGGTCAAATCCTTGCAGATTTAGGTGCAGAAGTTATTAAAGTTGAACGTCCAAAAGTAGGTGATGATACCCGTATGTGGGGACCGCCTTGGATGAAAAATGATCGTGGTGAGGAAACTTCGGAGGGTGCGTACTTCCAGGCAGCAAACCGTAATAAGCATTCAATTACCATTGATATTTCAACGTCTGAAGGTCAGGAAATCGTTCGTACTCTAGTGAAAGATAGCGATGTAGTGATTGAAAACTATAAAGCTGGTTCATTGAAGTATTATGGTTTGGATTATGATACGCTAAAAGAGATTAATCCAGGATTAATCTATTGCTCAATCACCGGTTTTGGTCAGGATGGCCCACGTGCCGCTGAACCAGGCTATGATTACATCATTCAGGGGATTGGCGGTTTAATGTCGGTGACTGGTGACAAAGAACCCATGAAGACTAGTGTTGCATTTGCTGATCTTAATACCGGTTTGTACTCTGCGATTGCCATTCAGGGTGCTCTCATCAATCGCTTTAGAACAGGGCAAGGTCAACATATTGATATGGCTCTTCTAGATGTACAAGTCGCTTGCTTAGCCAATATTGGTATGAACTATATTACTTCAGGTGAAATTCCTAAGCGTTATGGTAATGCGCACGCCAATGTTGTTCCGTATCAAGTCTTTAAAGCGAATGATCAAGACTTTATTGTCGCTTGTGGTAATGATAAACAGTTCGTTGCATTGTGTAAGGCAATTGGCTTAATAGACCTTGCTCAAGATCCTCGCTTTACAACCAATGCATTGCGCCTGAAAAATCGTGACGAAATTGTAGAAATTTTATCTCAGCATTTCTTGACCAATACAGCTAAATACTGGGTAGAAGTCATTCAGGCCGTGAAGGTGCCAGTAGGGGTGATTAATAACCTGCAGCAAACTTTTGAAGAACCTCAGGTTAAGCACCGTAAAATGCTGGTTGACCTTGAACATCCGCTTAAAAAGAACCTTAAGGTCATTGCATCACCAATCAAATATTCACGTACTCCAGTTGAATATCGTAAAGCACCCCCGATGTTGGGTGAAGATACAGATGCAATTTTATCGCGCTATATGGCTGATGATGAAATTGAAAAGTTACGTGCCAATGGCATCGTGGGGTAG
- a CDS encoding 3-hydroxyacyl-CoA dehydrogenase — protein MSIEKMALVGTGVMGMGIAQIAAQAGLEVRLFDVQQGAAQAGLDKLKKTLEKLVAKGKITQADYDNTIARFVVLDNIEQIAGVDLVVEAIIENLEIKQKLFKQLEQIVSEQTILVSNTSSLVVTEIAASCQHKSRIAGFHFFNPVPLMKIVEVVKGLFTSDEVVDELLKLAERMGHFGVKTKDTPGFLVNHAGRAFGTESLKILGEGVATVSEMDRILREAAGFKMGPFELYDLTGLDVSHRVMESIFNQYYQEDRYRPNTLTRLMLSANTVGKKVGEGFYKYDQDTRLNQEPPQLVPQVSEFKPVWIAADYESDAEILKQYVLSQGVVLDNAETPAADSLIILATYGEDTTTASQRLNVDAKRAVNIDMLTDFNKHRVLMPSIVTEQVYVDQAHALFAANDHGVSVIEESVGFVCQRVVPMIINLACDIAQQGIATASDIDKAVRLGLGYPYGPITWGNVLGPDRILLILDRIYAITGDQRYRPSPWLQRRAKLKVDLLHSVNKVSA, from the coding sequence ATGTCGATCGAAAAAATGGCGTTAGTCGGCACTGGCGTAATGGGAATGGGTATTGCCCAGATTGCTGCACAAGCTGGTTTGGAAGTGCGATTGTTTGATGTGCAACAAGGTGCAGCTCAAGCGGGTCTAGATAAACTCAAAAAGACCTTAGAAAAATTGGTCGCAAAAGGCAAAATTACTCAAGCAGATTATGACAATACCATTGCCCGTTTTGTTGTACTCGATAATATCGAACAGATTGCAGGTGTTGACCTGGTTGTTGAAGCTATTATTGAAAACTTAGAGATCAAGCAAAAGCTATTTAAACAACTTGAACAGATTGTATCAGAACAAACAATTTTAGTATCAAATACCTCATCTCTGGTTGTGACTGAAATTGCTGCTAGTTGTCAGCATAAATCACGTATTGCGGGCTTCCATTTCTTTAACCCAGTGCCACTAATGAAGATCGTTGAAGTGGTGAAAGGTTTATTTACATCTGATGAGGTCGTGGATGAATTATTGAAGTTGGCAGAACGCATGGGGCATTTTGGTGTTAAAACTAAAGACACGCCAGGATTCCTGGTTAACCATGCAGGTCGTGCCTTCGGTACAGAATCATTAAAGATTTTAGGTGAAGGTGTTGCAACTGTCAGCGAGATGGATCGTATTTTACGTGAAGCTGCTGGCTTTAAAATGGGACCATTTGAACTCTACGATTTAACAGGTCTAGATGTTTCCCACCGTGTGATGGAATCGATTTTTAATCAGTACTATCAAGAAGATCGTTACCGTCCAAATACTTTAACCCGTCTCATGCTATCTGCGAACACCGTGGGTAAAAAGGTAGGTGAAGGCTTCTATAAGTACGACCAGGATACACGTTTAAATCAGGAACCTCCGCAACTCGTACCACAGGTTTCGGAATTTAAGCCTGTATGGATTGCAGCTGATTATGAAAGTGATGCGGAGATATTAAAACAGTATGTGCTTTCACAAGGGGTAGTGCTGGATAATGCAGAAACGCCAGCAGCAGATAGTCTGATTATTCTTGCGACATATGGTGAAGATACCACCACTGCTAGTCAGCGCTTAAATGTAGATGCGAAACGTGCAGTCAACATTGATATGTTGACTGACTTTAATAAACATCGTGTATTAATGCCCTCTATTGTTACTGAACAGGTTTATGTGGATCAGGCACATGCATTATTTGCGGCGAATGATCATGGCGTTAGTGTCATTGAAGAAAGTGTCGGTTTTGTATGCCAACGCGTCGTCCCTATGATTATTAATCTGGCATGTGACATTGCACAGCAGGGTATTGCAACGGCTTCGGATATTGATAAAGCTGTTCGTCTAGGGCTGGGTTATCCGTACGGTCCAATTACATGGGGCAATGTGTTAGGTCCTGACAGAATCTTACTCATTCTTGATCGTATTTATGCCATTACAGGTGATCAACGTTACCGCCCAAGTCCATGGCTACAACGTCGTGCAAAGTTGAAAGTAGATTTATTACATTCAGTGAATAAAGTGTCAGCTTAA
- a CDS encoding enoyl-CoA hydratase-related protein: protein MDILKLRVTDEGVAILQLNRPEAKNALNLALRQELAEKFDELSSNKAVKAIVLTGGEKVFAAGADVNDFLTATTREMYLRHTEAYWKSISDCKKPIIAAVNGYALGGGCELAMHADIIIANEDTKFGQPEVRLGLMPGAGGTQRLLRAIGKYKTMLWVLSGKLFNAKEASEMGLVSEVVSGDATIHALEVAKTIAGFSTISVEQIKEVTLLGQDMALDGALALERKALQILFDTKDQKEGVSAFLEKRTPNYQGE, encoded by the coding sequence ATGGATATATTGAAGCTTAGGGTTACTGATGAAGGCGTCGCAATTCTACAACTAAATCGTCCAGAGGCGAAAAATGCATTGAATCTTGCCCTACGTCAGGAACTTGCAGAAAAATTTGATGAACTTTCAAGTAATAAGGCAGTTAAAGCAATTGTCTTGACTGGTGGTGAAAAAGTCTTTGCTGCCGGTGCTGATGTCAATGATTTTCTAACAGCGACAACCCGTGAAATGTATTTACGTCATACGGAAGCCTATTGGAAAAGTATTAGCGATTGTAAAAAACCAATTATTGCAGCCGTAAATGGTTATGCACTTGGTGGTGGCTGTGAGTTGGCAATGCATGCGGACATTATTATTGCTAACGAAGATACCAAGTTTGGTCAGCCTGAAGTTCGTTTGGGTTTAATGCCAGGTGCAGGCGGAACACAACGCTTACTGCGTGCAATTGGTAAATACAAAACCATGTTATGGGTGTTGTCGGGCAAATTATTTAATGCCAAAGAAGCATCAGAGATGGGGTTGGTTTCAGAAGTCGTATCCGGAGATGCCACGATACATGCACTCGAAGTCGCAAAAACGATTGCTGGTTTCTCAACAATTTCTGTGGAACAAATTAAAGAAGTTACTTTACTCGGTCAGGATATGGCTTTAGACGGAGCGCTGGCCTTAGAGCGTAAAGCATTACAAATTTTATTCGATACCAAGGATCAAAAAGAAGGCGTAAGTGCCTTCCTGGAAAAACGTACACCAAATTATCAGGGAGAGTAA
- a CDS encoding acyl-CoA dehydrogenase family protein, protein MIRDQETLNQLLDMLRQFVDGVLIPNEELIAETDEMPEHIVQQMKELGLFGLTIPEQYDGLGLTMEEEVNIAFELGRTSPAFRSYIGTNNGIGAAGLIIDGTEEQKHKYLPKFASGEIIGSFCLTEPDSGSDAASLKTTAVKDGDEYILNGTKRFITNAPHAGVFTVMARTNPEIKGAGGISAFIIDSKLPGISLGKRDKKMGQKGAHTCDVIFENCRIPASSLIGGVEGVGFKTAMKVLDKGRLHIAALSVGAASRILDDALRYALDRKQFGEPIANFQLIQAMLADSKAEIYAAKCMVLDAARKRDAGHNVNTESSCAKMFATEMCGRVADRGVQILGGSGYISEYPLERFYRDVRLFRLYEGTTQIQQIIIARNMIREATQ, encoded by the coding sequence ATGATCAGAGACCAGGAAACACTGAACCAATTGCTCGATATGCTGCGCCAGTTTGTAGATGGCGTTCTTATCCCCAATGAAGAATTAATTGCCGAAACTGATGAAATGCCTGAGCATATCGTTCAGCAAATGAAAGAACTTGGTCTATTTGGTCTCACGATTCCGGAGCAATATGATGGTCTAGGTCTGACCATGGAAGAGGAAGTCAATATTGCCTTTGAGTTAGGTCGAACTTCCCCTGCTTTCCGTTCTTACATCGGAACCAATAACGGTATCGGTGCAGCCGGTTTAATTATTGACGGTACAGAAGAACAAAAACATAAATATCTGCCAAAATTTGCATCAGGTGAAATCATTGGTTCTTTCTGTTTGACTGAACCTGATTCTGGCTCAGATGCTGCATCACTGAAAACAACTGCTGTAAAAGACGGTGATGAATATATTTTAAATGGGACTAAACGTTTCATTACCAATGCACCGCATGCAGGTGTATTCACGGTGATGGCACGTACCAACCCTGAAATCAAAGGTGCGGGGGGTATTTCTGCATTCATTATAGATAGTAAATTACCAGGTATTTCTTTAGGCAAACGTGACAAGAAAATGGGACAAAAAGGCGCTCATACTTGTGATGTTATTTTTGAAAATTGTCGTATTCCTGCATCAAGCTTAATTGGTGGTGTGGAAGGTGTTGGTTTCAAAACTGCCATGAAAGTTCTAGATAAAGGTCGTTTACATATTGCCGCGCTTAGTGTGGGCGCTGCTTCCCGTATTCTAGATGATGCTCTGCGCTATGCTTTAGACCGCAAACAGTTCGGTGAACCTATTGCAAACTTCCAGTTAATCCAAGCCATGCTTGCTGATTCTAAAGCTGAAATTTATGCTGCGAAATGTATGGTACTTGATGCAGCACGTAAACGCGATGCTGGGCACAATGTAAATACTGAATCATCTTGCGCGAAAATGTTCGCAACTGAAATGTGTGGTCGTGTTGCAGATCGTGGTGTTCAAATTCTGGGTGGCTCAGGTTATATAAGCGAATATCCTCTAGAACGTTTCTACCGTGACGTACGTTTATTCCGCTTATATGAAGGCACAACACAAATTCAACAGATCATTATTGCAAGAAATATGATCCGAGAAGCAACTCAATAA
- a CDS encoding acetyl-CoA hydrolase/transferase family protein: MLRINDLSRLNWADYIQQNDLVIWGQAQAEPLTLTQHLMQQRHQLKPFRVFLGISNYGTCQVEHTDQIRFSSYCGAGSNRLLAKAQCLDIIPSHYSNFAQKLRPDVVLIQVTKPNESGQYSFGLGQDYVADLISSARVVIAEVNQQLPWTHSTAYLTADDFDVIVETDRHYSDETESAQNDLNTIIATKVAQLIPDGSTLQIGIGTLPEAVLNALKQHQNLGVHSGIISDGIAKLMQQGVINNSQKKIDTGITITGLINGTRSLHQFVHNNTNVQLRPTSYTHNSEVLAQIDNLVAVNSAIEVDLTGQINAEVANGTYVGAVGGAIDFIRAANNAIKGCSIIALPSAGKNFSRIVSTLNGPVSTPRSDASIFVTEYGIADLRGLSLSQRVEKMIEITHPDFRANLTAEAQQLSLI; encoded by the coding sequence ATGTTAAGAATCAATGATCTTTCCCGATTAAATTGGGCTGATTACATTCAGCAAAATGATCTGGTGATTTGGGGACAAGCACAAGCAGAACCCTTGACCCTCACTCAGCATTTAATGCAGCAACGCCACCAACTAAAACCTTTTAGGGTATTTTTAGGCATTAGCAACTACGGCACCTGCCAAGTCGAACACACAGACCAAATCCGTTTCAGTAGTTATTGTGGTGCGGGTTCCAACCGTTTACTCGCTAAAGCTCAATGTCTGGATATTATTCCAAGCCATTATTCAAATTTTGCTCAGAAATTACGTCCAGATGTCGTACTGATTCAGGTAACTAAACCCAATGAATCAGGACAATATAGCTTTGGATTAGGTCAGGATTATGTGGCGGATCTTATCTCTTCAGCACGTGTCGTGATTGCAGAGGTGAACCAGCAATTACCCTGGACTCATTCTACTGCTTATTTAACGGCAGATGATTTTGATGTCATTGTAGAAACAGACCGTCACTATAGCGATGAAACTGAATCAGCTCAGAATGATCTCAACACCATAATTGCCACAAAAGTTGCGCAACTGATTCCAGATGGCTCAACTCTACAAATCGGTATCGGCACCCTTCCTGAAGCCGTACTCAATGCGCTTAAACAACATCAAAATTTAGGTGTTCATAGTGGCATTATTAGCGATGGCATCGCCAAGTTAATGCAACAAGGCGTGATTAATAATAGCCAGAAAAAAATTGATACTGGAATTACCATTACTGGCTTAATCAACGGTACCCGTTCTCTCCACCAGTTTGTTCACAACAATACCAACGTGCAGTTACGCCCGACTTCATATACCCACAATTCTGAAGTTTTGGCACAGATCGATAACTTGGTCGCTGTTAACTCAGCCATTGAAGTAGATCTGACAGGACAAATTAATGCAGAAGTGGCAAATGGTACTTATGTTGGTGCTGTCGGTGGTGCCATAGATTTTATCCGTGCTGCAAATAACGCTATCAAAGGTTGTTCCATCATCGCCTTACCAAGTGCCGGAAAAAACTTTAGCCGTATCGTGTCTACACTGAATGGTCCTGTATCTACCCCACGCAGTGATGCTTCTATTTTTGTGACCGAGTATGGTATTGCCGATTTACGCGGCTTAAGCCTGTCTCAACGTGTAGAAAAGATGATTGAAATTACCCATCCGGATTTCAGGGCGAATCTTACTGCGGAAGCACAACAACTTTCACTGATTTAA
- a CDS encoding acetyl-CoA C-acetyltransferase codes for MKEAYIVSPLRTPIGKFGGSLASLTAVDLSVKIIQSILEKTKIDPSTLDEVIASQSYSSSEAPCLGRYAALAAGLPIEVPGYTLDRRCGSGLQALVNAAMNVQTGQAEAVMVIGVESMSNIEYYSTNMRWGSRAGNVTFYDRLDRGRERSQPVERFGYISGMPETADNLANDYNITREECDAFALASHKNAENAWNQGYFDAEVVPVEVKTKKTTTLVTRDEGIRADTTLESLAKLRTIREGGVSTAGNSSQQNDAASGCLVVSAEYAEKHGLTPLAKIVGWSAVGCDPSRMGIGPVPAVEKLLNKLELKLSDVDLIEINEAFAAQALAVLKGLNVQDFSNVNVNGSGISLGHPIGATGMRIMTSLVHEMQRRDARYGLETMCIGGGQGLAALFEKV; via the coding sequence ATGAAAGAAGCTTATATCGTTAGTCCATTACGTACGCCAATTGGAAAATTTGGCGGCTCTCTAGCTTCACTTACGGCAGTGGACTTGTCGGTTAAAATTATTCAAAGTATTTTAGAAAAGACCAAAATTGATCCAAGCACACTAGATGAAGTAATTGCTTCGCAGTCTTATTCATCCAGTGAAGCACCATGTCTAGGCCGTTATGCTGCCCTTGCTGCAGGTTTACCAATCGAAGTTCCTGGTTATACCCTGGACCGTCGTTGTGGCTCAGGTTTACAGGCGTTGGTTAATGCTGCCATGAATGTACAGACTGGCCAGGCTGAAGCAGTAATGGTCATTGGTGTAGAGAGTATGAGCAATATTGAATATTACTCGACCAATATGCGCTGGGGTAGCCGTGCGGGCAATGTAACTTTCTATGACCGCCTAGATCGTGGTCGTGAACGTTCACAACCTGTAGAACGCTTTGGCTATATTTCAGGTATGCCTGAAACAGCAGATAATTTGGCAAATGACTATAATATTACGCGTGAAGAATGTGATGCTTTTGCCCTAGCAAGTCATAAAAATGCAGAAAATGCCTGGAACCAAGGCTATTTCGATGCTGAAGTTGTTCCTGTAGAAGTCAAAACCAAGAAAACCACCACCCTAGTGACGCGTGATGAAGGAATTCGTGCAGATACAACTCTAGAAAGCTTAGCAAAACTTCGTACTATCCGTGAAGGTGGTGTATCTACAGCAGGCAACTCTAGTCAGCAAAATGATGCAGCTTCTGGATGTTTAGTGGTATCAGCTGAATATGCAGAAAAACATGGTTTAACGCCTTTAGCGAAAATTGTGGGCTGGAGTGCAGTTGGTTGCGATCCAAGCCGGATGGGTATTGGTCCAGTACCAGCAGTAGAAAAACTATTAAACAAGCTTGAGTTAAAGCTCAGTGATGTTGATTTGATTGAGATCAATGAAGCCTTTGCAGCTCAGGCACTTGCGGTCTTAAAAGGTCTTAATGTCCAAGACTTCTCCAATGTAAATGTAAATGGCTCAGGTATTTCTTTAGGTCATCCAATTGGAGCAACAGGCATGCGTATCATGACCAGTCTTGTGCATGAGATGCAACGTCGTGATGCGCGTTATGGTTTAGAGACTATGTGTATTGGTGGTGGTCAGGGACTAGCAGCACTGTTTGAGAAAGTTTAA
- a CDS encoding MFS transporter codes for MQVGNTVNSAPKQKWIAAFIFCFLVLLVDGADMLLLSYSLSSLKVEFGLSSFQAGMLGSVTLAGMAVGGIFGGWASDKFGRVRIISLSIIKFSLLTALLGFVSNVYEFAIVRFLSALGLGAVYMVCAGLMSELVPTKYRTTVIATIFTGWTFGYIVASLLAGAIIPEYGWRMLFIVSGSAVIIGILMPIFVKESEAWKKARLNRTQTEAKMVKGDRSVFKAIVQDKLIFRTLIFWMMVAGFMQFGYYGVNNWMPLYLEQELGMNFKSMTNYLIGSYTAMIGGKILAGYMGDKLGRKFTFMFGAITTAIFLIIIVMFHNASNILYLLVIFGFLYGMPLGVYTTYMSESFPTNVRGTAMGTAHNVGRIGSTIAPATIGFIATEGSIGLGFMVMGAAYLICALPTLFIKEKMYDPQANVASTDDETASVKTTGSLASNKAV; via the coding sequence ATGCAAGTTGGAAATACAGTAAATTCAGCACCCAAGCAGAAATGGATTGCTGCCTTTATATTTTGCTTTTTAGTACTCTTAGTTGATGGGGCCGATATGCTCCTTCTCTCATATAGTCTTTCAAGTCTTAAAGTAGAATTTGGTTTATCTTCATTTCAAGCTGGTATGCTCGGTAGTGTAACGCTCGCTGGTATGGCAGTCGGTGGTATTTTTGGCGGATGGGCAAGTGATAAATTCGGTCGTGTTCGTATTATCTCATTAAGTATCATCAAATTTTCGTTATTGACTGCTCTTTTAGGTTTTGTTTCAAACGTTTATGAGTTTGCTATAGTCCGCTTCCTTTCTGCTCTCGGGTTAGGTGCAGTTTATATGGTATGTGCAGGCTTAATGTCCGAACTAGTCCCTACTAAATATCGCACAACTGTTATTGCAACAATTTTTACAGGATGGACATTTGGTTATATTGTAGCGTCTTTGCTTGCAGGTGCGATTATTCCAGAATATGGCTGGCGTATGCTATTTATTGTAAGTGGTTCAGCAGTAATTATTGGTATTTTAATGCCTATTTTTGTGAAAGAATCTGAAGCATGGAAAAAAGCACGATTAAATCGCACTCAAACTGAAGCCAAAATGGTTAAAGGTGACCGTTCTGTATTTAAAGCAATTGTACAAGATAAACTCATTTTCCGTACCCTCATCTTCTGGATGATGGTCGCAGGATTTATGCAGTTTGGTTATTATGGCGTAAATAACTGGATGCCATTATACCTAGAACAAGAATTAGGCATGAATTTTAAATCGATGACTAACTATTTAATTGGTAGTTATACAGCGATGATCGGCGGTAAGATTCTAGCAGGCTATATGGGTGATAAGTTAGGTCGTAAATTCACATTTATGTTCGGTGCTATTACAACAGCGATCTTCCTAATTATTATTGTTATGTTCCATAACGCATCGAACATTCTTTATCTTTTAGTTATTTTCGGTTTCTTATATGGCATGCCACTAGGTGTATATACCACCTATATGTCAGAAAGTTTTCCAACCAATGTTCGTGGTACTGCGATGGGTACTGCACATAATGTGGGTCGTATTGGTTCAACTATTGCACCTGCAACGATTGGCTTTATTGCAACCGAAGGTTCAATTGGTCTAGGCTTTATGGTGATGGGTGCTGCCTATCTGATCTGTGCCCTTCCTACTTTGTTTATTAAAGAGAAAATGTACGATCCTCAAGCTAATGTTGCTTCGACTGATGATGAAACAGCTTCAGTAAAAACAACTGGTAGCCTCGCAAGCAATAAAGCGGTTTAA